A genomic segment from Flavobacterium sp. 9R encodes:
- a CDS encoding dipeptidase, translating into MENRTSYVQENKERFINELIELLKIPSVSADTAFSQDVLDTAEAVKVSLEKAGCDFVEICETAGYPIVYGEKIIDKNLPTVLVYGHYDVQPADPIELWTSPPFEPVIKPTAIHPEGAIFARGACDDKGQMYMHVKAFEYMIQSNTLPCNVKFMIEGEEEVGSVNLKTFVENNNEKLKNDVILISDTGMISNQQPSITTGLRGLSYVEVEVTGPNRDLHSGLYGGAVANPINILSKMIASLHDENNHITIPGFYDNVEELSLEERAEMGKAPFSLENYKKALDINDVYGETGYTTNERNSIRPTLDVNGIWGGYTGEGAKTVIASKAYAKISMRLVPNQDWEVITDLFTKHFISIAPAGVSVVVKPHHGGQGYVTPIDSIGYQAANKAYTETFGVPAIPVRSGGSIPIVALFEKELKSKTILMGFGLDSDAIHSPNEHFGIFNYLKGIETIPLFYKYFVELSK; encoded by the coding sequence ATGGAAAATAGAACAAGTTACGTTCAAGAAAATAAAGAACGCTTTATCAATGAGTTAATCGAATTATTGAAAATTCCTTCCGTTAGTGCCGATACAGCTTTTTCACAAGATGTACTAGACACAGCAGAAGCCGTAAAAGTAAGTTTAGAAAAAGCAGGTTGCGATTTCGTTGAAATTTGCGAAACAGCAGGTTATCCAATTGTATATGGTGAAAAAATAATAGACAAAAACCTACCAACGGTTTTAGTTTACGGACACTACGATGTACAACCCGCCGACCCAATCGAACTTTGGACGTCTCCTCCTTTCGAACCTGTTATTAAACCAACGGCAATTCATCCTGAAGGCGCTATTTTTGCTCGTGGTGCCTGCGATGACAAAGGCCAAATGTACATGCACGTAAAAGCTTTTGAATACATGATTCAAAGCAATACTTTACCTTGTAATGTAAAATTCATGATCGAGGGTGAAGAAGAAGTAGGCAGTGTTAACTTAAAAACCTTTGTGGAAAACAACAACGAGAAATTAAAAAACGATGTGATTTTAATTTCAGATACGGGAATGATTTCTAATCAGCAACCATCCATCACTACAGGATTACGTGGATTGAGTTATGTAGAAGTAGAAGTGACTGGTCCGAACCGCGATTTACATTCTGGTTTATACGGTGGAGCGGTTGCCAACCCAATCAACATCTTATCCAAAATGATTGCTTCGCTTCACGACGAAAACAATCATATCACCATTCCAGGTTTCTATGACAATGTCGAAGAATTATCTCTGGAAGAAAGAGCCGAAATGGGCAAAGCACCTTTTAGCTTAGAAAATTACAAAAAAGCATTAGATATCAATGATGTCTATGGCGAAACTGGCTACACCACGAATGAACGTAATTCTATACGTCCAACACTGGATGTAAATGGAATCTGGGGAGGTTATACAGGAGAAGGCGCCAAAACGGTCATTGCTAGCAAAGCCTATGCGAAAATCTCGATGCGCTTAGTGCCTAATCAAGATTGGGAAGTGATTACCGATTTGTTCACCAAACACTTTATAAGTATTGCTCCAGCTGGCGTGAGTGTTGTAGTAAAACCGCATCACGGTGGCCAAGGTTATGTTACTCCAATCGACAGCATTGGTTATCAAGCCGCGAATAAAGCCTACACCGAAACCTTTGGTGTACCAGCCATTCCAGTTCGCTCTGGAGGTAGTATTCCAATTGTAGCCTTGTTTGAGAAAGAATTGAAAAGCAAAACGATCCTGATGGGATTTGGTTTAGACTCCGATGCAATTCATTCCCCAAACGAACATTTCGGAATTTTCAATTACCTCAAAGGAATCGAAACCATTCCACTTTTCTATAAATATTTTGTAGAGTTAAGCAAATAA
- a CDS encoding BlaI/MecI/CopY family transcriptional regulator, with translation MQQLTNAEEQVMQHLWQLEKAFMKDLLEAYPEPKPATTTIATLLKRMIDKQFVAYKEYGNSREYYPLIDKNDYFSKHVNGLISNFFNNSASQFASFFTKETNLTARELEELKKIIDNEIQKKKS, from the coding sequence ATGCAACAACTCACCAACGCCGAAGAACAAGTTATGCAGCATTTGTGGCAACTCGAAAAAGCCTTTATGAAAGACCTACTTGAAGCCTACCCTGAACCAAAACCTGCTACAACAACTATTGCTACCTTATTAAAAAGAATGATTGACAAGCAGTTTGTAGCTTACAAAGAATATGGAAACTCTAGAGAGTATTACCCATTGATTGACAAAAACGATTACTTCTCTAAACACGTCAATGGATTAATTAGTAATTTCTTTAATAATTCAGCTTCTCAATTTGCTTCGTTTTTTACCAAAGAAACAAACCTAACCGCCAGAGAACTAGAGGAATTAAAAAAAATCATCGATAACGAAATCCAAAAAAAGAAATCATGA
- a CDS encoding M56 family metallopeptidase: MIQYLLTSTITATILLVVYQLFLEKEKMHRFNRFYLLTSLLFSLLIPFISIEIIEEITTPVAAPITMSFSGGTMVIAEETNYLEQIVWGIYVLVTSILVYRFIRNIVAFYQLKKNNATLSFQNATLVLLQEPVLPHTFMNSIFINEAEYQERKIEKELFAHELTHVNQKHTLDVLFIELIKTIFWFNPLFILYKKAIQLNHEFLADEKVVQSYKNIPFYQSLLLSKASCNPPLYLASNLNFQVTKKRFLMMSRNSSKRIILGKQLVLLPIFTALFCYFCIDSIAQVQPKTTTVQQNNEMDTYYAGVLVNVTDKRRNISFSKKYEDMTLEERNRYLSLSPKTFGKTTPSKAQWEDFKNSSKYAIYINNIPVAKGKLPKEPIANIVRFGGGPVPKSEQSKKYPQPYKYYIYTEDYFKYKNINESKKFTGKSINIEVAATEKSLEKKLRDAADKGITYTAPTKPTTPTESSSIPTNDVLFTTAGVTEKPNFPGGMEKFYQFVGENYQAPTNFKGNGKIYLMFVIEKDGSITNANILRDIGFGTGEEAIRVIKLSPKWIPAKKDGVPVRVQYSLPITLQQG, encoded by the coding sequence ATGATACAGTACTTGCTAACTTCGACTATCACTGCCACTATCTTATTGGTAGTATATCAGCTTTTTCTAGAAAAGGAAAAAATGCACCGTTTTAATCGGTTTTACCTATTAACTAGTTTACTTTTTTCACTTCTAATTCCTTTTATTTCGATTGAAATTATTGAAGAAATCACGACTCCTGTTGCTGCTCCAATTACAATGAGCTTTTCAGGTGGAACTATGGTAATTGCAGAAGAAACCAATTATCTGGAACAAATAGTATGGGGTATTTATGTCCTTGTAACTTCGATTCTAGTATATAGATTTATTCGAAATATTGTGGCTTTTTATCAATTAAAAAAGAACAACGCAACCCTTTCGTTTCAAAACGCAACTTTAGTATTGCTTCAAGAACCCGTATTACCGCATACTTTTATGAATTCTATTTTCATCAATGAGGCGGAATACCAAGAACGCAAAATTGAAAAAGAATTGTTTGCACATGAATTGACCCATGTCAATCAAAAGCACACCTTAGACGTTCTTTTTATAGAATTGATAAAAACCATCTTTTGGTTCAATCCTTTGTTTATTTTATACAAAAAAGCCATACAACTTAATCATGAATTCCTAGCCGATGAAAAAGTGGTGCAATCGTACAAAAACATACCATTTTATCAATCACTATTGTTATCCAAAGCGAGTTGTAACCCGCCTTTGTATCTAGCCAGTAATTTAAATTTTCAAGTCACCAAAAAACGCTTTCTTATGATGAGCCGAAATTCTTCGAAACGAATAATCCTTGGTAAACAGCTAGTGCTATTACCAATTTTTACGGCACTTTTCTGCTATTTCTGTATTGATAGCATTGCACAAGTACAGCCAAAAACAACAACTGTACAACAAAACAATGAAATGGATACTTATTACGCTGGTGTACTTGTTAACGTAACCGACAAAAGAAGAAACATTAGCTTTTCCAAAAAATATGAAGATATGACTTTAGAAGAAAGAAACAGGTATTTATCACTGTCGCCAAAAACGTTCGGCAAAACAACACCATCTAAAGCGCAATGGGAGGACTTTAAAAACAGTTCTAAATACGCCATCTATATCAACAATATTCCTGTTGCCAAAGGAAAACTACCAAAAGAGCCTATTGCTAATATTGTCAGATTTGGAGGTGGCCCTGTACCGAAAAGTGAGCAAAGTAAAAAATACCCACAACCCTACAAATACTATATTTATACTGAAGATTATTTCAAATACAAGAACATAAATGAAAGCAAAAAGTTTACAGGAAAAAGTATAAATATAGAGGTTGCTGCGACTGAAAAATCTCTAGAAAAAAAATTAAGAGATGCAGCGGATAAAGGAATAACCTATACTGCGCCAACAAAGCCTACCACACCAACTGAAAGTTCATCAATACCAACAAACGATGTGCTATTTACAACAGCTGGAGTTACTGAAAAACCCAACTTCCCTGGTGGTATGGAAAAATTTTATCAATTCGTTGGTGAGAATTATCAAGCTCCAACTAATTTTAAAGGAAATGGCAAAATATACCTAATGTTTGTAATCGAAAAAGATGGAAGTATTACTAATGCCAATATCTTGAGAGATATAGGATTTGGCACTGGAGAAGAAGCAATTCGCGTAATCAAACTTTCTCCAAAATGGATTCCCGCTAAAAAAGACGGTGTTCCTGTTCGCGTGCAATATAGCTTACCAATAACATTACAACAAGGTTGA
- a CDS encoding saccharopine dehydrogenase family protein — MRTILIIGAGRSASSLIQYLLEKSEKEQLHLIIGDLSLELAQKKTNNHPNATPIALDIFNTQQRQDAIQKATIVISMLPAHLHIEVAKDCVLFNKHMVTASYISDAMLALDAEVKAKGLIFMNEIGLDPGIDHMSAMKVIDEIKDKGGKMLLFESFCGGLVAPESDDNIWNYKFTWAPRNVVLAGQGGAAKFIQEGAYKYIPYCNLFRRTEFLEVEGYGRFEAYSNRDSLKYRSVYGLDDVLTLYRGTIRRVGFSKAWNMFVQLGMTDDSYIMEGSEAMTYRQFVNSFLPYHPTDSVELKMRHILKIDQDDIMWDKLVELDLFSRSKKVGLKNATPAQILEKILSDSWTLQPEDKDMIVMYHKFGYELNGVTSQIDSKMVCIGDDQMYTAMAKTVGLPVAMAALLILNGKIQTSGVQLPIQKEVYKPILNELESYGVVFNEQAMPYMGYNPDKVFN, encoded by the coding sequence ATGAGAACTATACTCATTATTGGAGCAGGTAGGTCAGCCTCGTCGTTGATTCAGTACCTATTGGAAAAGTCTGAAAAAGAGCAATTACATCTCATAATTGGAGATTTATCGCTTGAATTGGCTCAGAAAAAAACCAACAATCACCCTAATGCGACTCCAATAGCTTTAGATATATTTAATACCCAACAAAGACAAGATGCGATTCAAAAAGCAACAATCGTTATCTCTATGTTGCCCGCGCATTTGCATATAGAAGTTGCGAAAGATTGTGTTTTGTTCAACAAACATATGGTTACGGCCTCTTATATCAGTGATGCGATGCTAGCTTTGGATGCAGAAGTCAAGGCCAAAGGACTCATTTTTATGAACGAAATTGGTTTGGATCCTGGAATCGATCATATGAGTGCGATGAAAGTTATCGATGAGATCAAAGACAAAGGCGGAAAAATGCTTTTATTCGAATCCTTTTGTGGTGGCTTAGTCGCTCCAGAATCGGATGACAATATTTGGAATTACAAATTTACATGGGCACCAAGAAATGTGGTGTTAGCAGGTCAAGGTGGTGCAGCCAAATTCATTCAAGAAGGCGCTTACAAATACATACCGTATTGCAATTTATTTCGCAGAACCGAGTTTTTAGAAGTCGAAGGCTATGGTAGATTCGAAGCTTATTCTAATCGAGATTCATTAAAATACCGATCCGTTTACGGCTTAGATGATGTGCTGACTTTGTATCGCGGAACTATACGTAGAGTTGGTTTTTCCAAGGCATGGAATATGTTTGTGCAATTAGGAATGACCGATGATAGTTACATAATGGAAGGCTCCGAAGCAATGACTTATCGACAGTTTGTGAATTCCTTTTTGCCTTATCACCCAACCGATTCCGTTGAGCTGAAAATGCGACACATTCTCAAAATAGACCAAGACGATATTATGTGGGATAAACTAGTGGAGTTGGATTTATTCAGCCGTAGTAAGAAGGTTGGTTTAAAAAATGCCACACCCGCTCAAATTTTAGAAAAAATTCTTTCCGATAGTTGGACCTTACAACCCGAGGATAAAGATATGATAGTTATGTATCATAAATTTGGTTACGAATTGAATGGAGTAACTTCTCAAATCGATTCCAAAATGGTATGTATTGGCGATGACCAAATGTATACGGCTATGGCAAAAACAGTTGGACTTCCCGTAGCAATGGCCGCTTTACTAATTTTAAATGGTAAAATACAAACTAGTGGTGTGCAACTTCCAATTCAAAAAGAAGTTTACAAACCCATCCTTAACGAATTAGAATCATACGGCGTTGTTTTTAACGAACAAGCCATGCCTTACATGGGCTACAACCCAGATAAAGTTTTCAATTAG
- a CDS encoding DUF423 domain-containing protein — translation MSKKVISTAALLGMIAIILGAFGAHALKKVLSTEQLVTFETGVRYQMYHALFLLFIGLTTSLSEKSKKIIYYFTVTGVILFSGSIYFLATNNLTSFDFTKIGFITPIGGLFLILAWIVLLFDFLKNDKKKI, via the coding sequence ATGAGCAAAAAAGTAATTTCGACTGCTGCCCTTTTAGGAATGATTGCTATCATTTTAGGAGCCTTTGGCGCACACGCCTTAAAAAAAGTACTTTCAACAGAGCAACTTGTTACCTTCGAAACGGGAGTTCGCTATCAAATGTACCATGCTTTATTCCTTCTATTCATTGGTTTGACTACTTCCTTATCTGAAAAATCTAAAAAAATCATTTATTATTTTACCGTAACTGGAGTTATTTTATTCTCAGGCTCGATCTATTTTTTAGCCACCAACAATTTAACTTCTTTTGATTTTACCAAAATCGGTTTTATAACTCCCATTGGAGGACTCTTCCTCATTCTAGCCTGGATTGTTTTATTATTTGACTTTTTAAAAAACGATAAAAAGAAAATATAA
- the pckA gene encoding phosphoenolpyruvate carboxykinase (ATP), whose translation MDTNTLFTKSISLEKLGIENAKIQYQLTPDELHDLTIASGEGMENSTGALAINTGTFTGRSPQDRFIVKDSITEDKVWWGKVNIPFEPAAFDALYKKVTAHLSNKEVFVRDAYVCADSNYKLNVRVVTETPWANLFCYNMFLRPNEEELENFTPEWTVVCAPSFEADPAVDGTRQSNFAILDFTKKIALIGGTGYTGEMKKGIFSALNFILPVYKNTLPMHCSANVGKNGDTAIFFGLSGTGKTTLSADPERKLIGDDEHGWTNENTVFNFEGGCYAKVINLSEENEPDIFRAITRGAILENVVFKAGSNEVDFDDVSITQNTRVSYPITHIDNIQPGSIGKNPKNIFFLTADSFGIIPPISKLTPGQAAYHFISGYTAKVAGTEAGVTEPQPNFSACFGAPFMPLHPTKYAEMLSKKMKDANVTVWLINTGWTGGAYGTGSRMKLKYTRAMITAALNGELDAVPFVNHDVFGIAIPQECPNVPAEILNPRNTWEDKALYDVKAVELAQKFKANFEKFEEFANEEILAGAPKA comes from the coding sequence ATGGACACTAACACCCTTTTTACGAAATCGATTTCGTTAGAAAAATTAGGAATTGAGAATGCCAAAATTCAGTATCAATTAACTCCAGATGAATTACACGATTTAACTATCGCTTCAGGTGAAGGAATGGAAAACTCCACAGGAGCTTTAGCCATCAATACAGGGACATTTACAGGTCGCTCACCTCAAGATCGTTTTATTGTAAAAGATAGCATTACCGAAGACAAAGTATGGTGGGGAAAAGTAAATATCCCTTTCGAGCCAGCTGCTTTTGATGCTTTATACAAAAAAGTAACGGCTCACTTATCTAACAAAGAGGTTTTTGTAAGAGATGCTTATGTATGTGCCGATTCAAATTACAAATTGAATGTACGCGTGGTAACCGAAACACCTTGGGCAAACTTATTTTGCTACAATATGTTTTTAAGACCTAACGAAGAAGAATTAGAAAACTTCACTCCAGAATGGACTGTGGTTTGTGCTCCAAGCTTTGAAGCAGATCCAGCGGTAGATGGAACACGTCAGAGCAATTTTGCCATTTTAGATTTTACTAAAAAAATTGCACTTATAGGAGGTACAGGATATACAGGAGAAATGAAAAAAGGAATTTTCTCTGCATTGAACTTTATATTACCTGTTTACAAAAACACGTTACCAATGCACTGTAGTGCCAATGTGGGTAAAAATGGAGATACTGCTATCTTCTTTGGTCTTTCAGGAACAGGAAAAACAACTTTATCTGCCGATCCAGAAAGAAAACTAATTGGTGATGACGAACACGGTTGGACTAACGAGAACACTGTTTTCAACTTTGAAGGAGGTTGTTATGCCAAAGTCATCAACTTGTCAGAAGAAAATGAACCAGATATTTTTAGAGCCATCACTAGAGGAGCTATTTTAGAGAATGTTGTTTTTAAAGCAGGAAGCAACGAAGTAGATTTTGATGATGTTTCTATTACACAAAACACTAGAGTAAGCTATCCAATTACACATATTGACAATATTCAACCAGGATCTATTGGTAAAAATCCAAAAAATATTTTCTTTTTAACGGCTGATTCATTTGGAATTATTCCTCCAATATCAAAACTTACTCCTGGTCAAGCAGCTTATCACTTTATATCTGGTTATACTGCAAAAGTAGCTGGAACTGAAGCGGGAGTAACAGAACCACAGCCTAATTTCTCTGCTTGTTTTGGCGCACCATTTATGCCATTGCATCCTACAAAATATGCTGAGATGTTAAGCAAAAAAATGAAAGATGCCAATGTTACCGTATGGTTGATCAACACAGGATGGACAGGTGGTGCCTATGGAACAGGAAGCCGAATGAAATTGAAATACACTCGTGCTATGATTACTGCTGCATTGAATGGTGAATTGGATGCGGTTCCTTTTGTAAATCATGACGTATTTGGAATTGCGATTCCACAAGAATGTCCAAATGTTCCAGCCGAAATCTTAAATCCAAGAAATACTTGGGAAGACAAAGCATTATATGACGTAAAAGCAGTTGAACTAGCTCAAAAATTCAAAGCAAACTTTGAAAAATTCGAAGAATTTGCTAACGAAGAAATTTTAGCTGGAGCACCAAAAGCATAA
- a CDS encoding phytase, with the protein MNKYSSLIVVAAFVTSCSSSLAPLRKDGLKPTVVTETVLHDTDDPAIWIHPTNPQESLVIGTDKDTDGGLYVFNLQGKIIKKSETIKRPNNVDIAYGLQIDGVVTDIAVTTERETKKIRIFSLPDLKPLDNGGIPVFEGELERDPMGIAIYTRPSDKAVFAIVGRKSGPSGSYLWQYELKGTSNAKVEATLVRKFGAYSGKKEIEAIAVDNELGAVYYCDEQFGIRKYKADPGLNDNQELALFGQKDFKSDHEGMAIYKSTTTTGYILVSNQQANSFMVYTREGSNGNPNDYKLLAEIPTSTIECDGADVTAINIGKPFDKGLFVAMSNGKTFHFYDWKIIQEAIDKHKK; encoded by the coding sequence ATGAATAAATATAGTAGTTTGATAGTGGTTGCCGCTTTTGTAACATCTTGTTCCAGTTCATTAGCGCCTTTGCGAAAAGATGGACTTAAACCAACAGTAGTAACCGAAACCGTTTTGCATGATACCGATGATCCAGCCATTTGGATTCATCCAACAAATCCTCAAGAAAGTCTTGTTATTGGTACAGATAAAGATACTGATGGTGGTTTGTATGTGTTCAATTTACAAGGCAAAATCATAAAAAAATCAGAAACCATCAAGAGACCTAATAATGTCGATATTGCCTACGGTTTACAGATTGATGGCGTAGTAACTGACATAGCAGTAACTACAGAACGTGAAACGAAAAAGATTCGCATTTTTAGCCTGCCCGACTTGAAGCCTTTGGATAACGGTGGTATTCCTGTTTTTGAAGGGGAATTGGAGAGAGATCCAATGGGAATTGCAATCTATACACGTCCATCAGATAAAGCGGTTTTTGCAATTGTAGGTAGAAAATCTGGACCTTCAGGTTCATATTTATGGCAATATGAATTGAAAGGAACTTCGAATGCTAAAGTAGAAGCTACTTTGGTGCGTAAATTTGGTGCTTACAGCGGGAAAAAGGAAATCGAAGCCATTGCAGTTGATAACGAGTTGGGAGCAGTTTATTATTGCGATGAGCAATTTGGAATTAGAAAATACAAAGCCGATCCTGGATTGAATGACAATCAAGAATTAGCGTTGTTTGGACAAAAAGATTTTAAATCCGATCATGAAGGAATGGCCATATATAAATCTACTACTACTACGGGATATATTTTGGTTTCCAATCAACAAGCCAATTCTTTTATGGTGTATACAAGAGAAGGAAGTAACGGCAATCCTAATGATTATAAACTATTAGCAGAAATACCAACTTCTACCATAGAATGCGATGGTGCCGATGTTACGGCTATTAATATCGGAAAACCTTTTGATAAAGGATTGTTTGTAGCTATGAGCAACGGAAAGACGTTTCACTTTTACGACTGGAAAATCATTCAAGAAGCTATTGATAAGCATAAAAAATAA
- a CDS encoding metallophosphoesterase: MKKILFCLFVTQLLCAQTPALRELSGYKGGYLSQLQQSDKSLNFLLMGDFGRYGQFYQKEVATQMGKAAATLDSKFVITVGDNFYPNGVRSTQDYSWMASFESVYTDYSLQNDWYVTLGNHDYRGSLKAQIDYSIVSRRWHLPSTYYKKMIELEDGNKLLLLVMDTSPFIDSYYKKGTDMYDNLIAQDTTAQKKWLIKELETKDTAVKWKIVVGHHPLYSGGKRKDSPETKSFESKFATIFDTYKVDAYFCGHEHDLQIIKPKNRYTTQFLSGAACEVRPSGTREGTLFWAEKAGFMTFSVTKDQLLAQVVDAEGNVIFKTNIDKKK, encoded by the coding sequence ATGAAGAAAATACTATTTTGTTTGTTTGTGACACAACTGCTTTGTGCGCAAACGCCAGCCCTAAGAGAATTGTCGGGTTACAAAGGAGGCTATTTGTCGCAATTGCAACAATCCGATAAAAGCTTGAATTTTTTATTGATGGGAGATTTTGGCCGCTATGGTCAGTTTTACCAAAAGGAAGTAGCTACCCAAATGGGAAAAGCAGCTGCTACTCTCGATTCTAAATTTGTGATTACAGTGGGAGATAATTTTTATCCTAATGGTGTTCGAAGCACACAGGATTATTCGTGGATGGCGTCTTTTGAATCGGTTTATACGGATTATAGTTTGCAAAACGATTGGTATGTTACTTTGGGAAATCATGATTACAGAGGTAGTTTGAAAGCGCAAATTGATTATTCGATCGTAAGTAGACGTTGGCATCTGCCTTCAACCTATTACAAAAAGATGATTGAATTAGAAGATGGTAATAAACTGTTACTTTTGGTTATGGATACTTCGCCATTTATAGACAGCTATTATAAAAAAGGTACGGATATGTATGATAATCTTATAGCTCAAGATACCACAGCACAAAAGAAATGGCTAATTAAGGAGTTGGAAACGAAAGATACTGCTGTAAAATGGAAAATAGTCGTTGGACATCATCCCTTATATAGTGGGGGCAAAAGAAAAGACAGTCCAGAAACTAAGAGTTTTGAAAGTAAATTTGCCACTATTTTTGACACCTATAAAGTAGATGCTTATTTCTGTGGACACGAGCACGATTTGCAAATTATTAAGCCTAAAAATCGTTACACCACTCAGTTTTTGTCGGGTGCTGCCTGCGAAGTAAGACCTTCTGGAACTCGTGAAGGGACTTTGTTTTGGGCTGAAAAAGCTGGATTTATGACTTTTTCTGTAACCAAAGACCAATTATTGGCGCAAGTGGTCGATGCTGAGGGTAATGTGATTTTTAAAACGAATATTGATAAAAAAAAGTAA